The following proteins are encoded in a genomic region of Pseudorca crassidens isolate mPseCra1 chromosome 5, mPseCra1.hap1, whole genome shotgun sequence:
- the KRTAP15-1 gene encoding LOW QUALITY PROTEIN: keratin-associated protein 15-1 (The sequence of the model RefSeq protein was modified relative to this genomic sequence to represent the inferred CDS: deleted 1 base in 1 codon; substituted 1 base at 1 genomic stop codon), whose protein sequence is MSFNCSSGNFSSLSLGGYLGYPVSTYDSFYPINIIYPHPNTFQLGSSLHGGCHENFFKPTSFQTPXTVTRSYQKSYFHPKNIIFHSPCQTNYTGSLGFGNTRLGSFGYGNTGFQSLGCGSSFCCPAYFSSRNCQSSCYQPAFSSRFFA, encoded by the exons ATGTCTTTCAACTGCAGCTCCGGaaacttctcctccctctccctcggAGGTTACCTGGGGTACCCAGTTTCCACCTATGATTCTTTCTACCCCATCAATATAATCTACCCCCACCCCAACACTTTCCAGCTGGGCTCCTCTCTCCACGGTGGTTGTCATGAGAACTTCTTTAAGCCCACCAGCTTCCAGACACCCTGAACTGTGACCAGATCCTACCAGAAATCCTACTTCCATCCA AAAAATATCATCTTCCACAGTCCCTGCCAAACAAATTACACTGGATCTCTAGGTTTTGGAAATACTCGCCTTGGATCTTTTGGTTATGGAAATACTGGCTTCCAGTCTCTGGGGTGTGGATCCAGCTTCTGCTGCCCAGCTTACTTTTCTTCCAGGAATTGCCAGTCATCTTGTTACCAACCAGCCTTTAGCTCTCGCTTTTTTGCATAA
- the LOC137224571 gene encoding LOW QUALITY PROTEIN: keratin-associated protein 14-like (The sequence of the model RefSeq protein was modified relative to this genomic sequence to represent the inferred CDS: substituted 1 base at 1 genomic stop codon), protein MSYYRCSGNFSSRSLGDHLRYSGFSCGSSYPRDLVXNTRCSPSSYRLHSSLYTGCQETCCDPIRCQTFHVVSGPCQTSCYHRRTSMFFIPCQMIYSVSLGLWALAPSNFQSFDCGIPSLGFGSSGFQSAVCGPSAFSSLSCRSSFYLLTYFSSRSCQSLSFQPTCGPGFY, encoded by the coding sequence ATGTCCTACTACCGCTGCTCTGGAAACTTCTCCTCCCGCTCCCTTGGGGACCACCTGCGCTACTCAGGCTTCTCCTGTGGCTCTTCTTACCCCAGAGACCTAGTCTAAAACACTCGCTGCTCTCCCAGCTCCTACCGTCTGCACTCCTCTCTCTACACTGGCTGTCAGGAGACTTGCTGTGATCCCATCAGGTGCCAGACATTCCATGTTGTGTCCGGTCCCTGCCAGACGTCCTGCTACCACCGGAGGACCTCCATGTTCTTCATTCCCTGCCAGATGATTTACTCTGTGTCTCTGGGCCTCTGGGCTTTGGCTCCAAGTAACTTTCAATCTTTTGATTGTGGCATCCCATCTCTGGGCTTTGGATCCAGTGGTTTCCAATCAGCGGTTTGTGGTCCCAGTGCTTTCTCATCCCTAAGTTGTAGATCCAGCTTTTACCTTCTGACCTACTTCTCTTCTAGGAGCTGCCAGTCTCTTTCTTTCCAACCAACCTGTGGACCCGGCTTCTACTAA